In the genome of Streptomyces aquilus, the window TCGACCGTCCTCATCGCCGAGATCATCGGGTCGATCCTGCCGAAGGGCGTCTTCAACGTCGTGACCGGTGACCGTGACACCGGGCGCCTCATGGTCGAGCACCCGATCCCCGCGATGGCCTCCATCACCGGCTCCGTGCGCGCCGGCATGTCCGTCGCCGAGTCCGCGTCCAAGGACCTCAAGCGGGTCCACCTGGAGCTGGGGGGCAAGGCGCCGGTCGTCGTGTTCGAGGACACCGACATCGCCAAGGCCGTCGAGGACATCTCCGTGGCGGGCTTCTTCAACGCGGGTCAGGACTGTACGGCGGCCACGCGCGTGCTGGTGCAGGCCGCCATCCACGACGAGTTCGTGGCGGCGCTGGCGAAGGCCGCCGCCGACACCAAGACCGGCCAGCCGGACGACGAGGACGTGCTGTTCGGCCCCCTCAACAACCCCAACCAGCTCAAGCAGGTCTCCGGGTTCATCGAGCGGCTGCCCGCCCACGCCAAGGTCGAGGCCGGTGGCCACCAGGTCGGCGAGAAGGGCTACTTCTACGCGCCGACCGTCGTGTCCGGGCTGAAGCAGGACGACGAGATCATCCAGAACGAGGTCTTCGGGCCGGTCATCACCGTCCAGTCCTTCTCCGACGAGGACCAGGCCGTCGAGTGGGCCAACGGCGTGGAGTACGCGCTGGCTTCGTCCGTGTGGACCAAGGACCACGGGCGGGCGATGCGGATGTCCAAGAAGCTGGACTTCGGGTGCGTGTGGATCAACACGCACATTCCGCTGGTCGCGGAGATGCCGCACGGCGGCTTCAAGAAGTCCGGGTACGGCAAGGACCTTTCGGGGTACGGGTTCGAGGACTACACGCGGATCAAGCACGTGATGACGTCCCTGGACGCGTAGTCCGTACGACGACACGTAGTCCCTACAAGGACGCGTAGTTCCTATGAGGACGCGTAGTCCTTACAAGGACGCGTAACGCCTACGACGACGGTGGCGGCCCCGGACGGATCAAGTACCGTCCGGGGCCGCCCCGTTCCCCCTCCTCCTTGGCCTACGCCGTCTCTGCCTGCCTGTGCAGGGACGGGAGTTCCTCGCCCGGCTCTCCCGGCTTGGCCAGGGTCGGGAGCGAGGGCAGGTCCGCCGGGTCCGGGAAGGTGATGCCGGCCTTCTCCAGGATCGGGGCGCGCGGCTGGCGGTGGCTGGTCGTCGTCGGAGGCCGGCGTCCGTGCCCGTCGGCGGATGGTCGGCTCCGCCCGCCCGGGATCGTATTCGTGCGCAGTCGGTCGATCACGTGTTGATCGACAAGGTGTCCGCTGCGTCCGGCACGGCTCGACGCAGCGTCGATTGTTCGGGCGTGGCCGGGCGCGGCATGCTGCCGGGATGTCGCTCCCACTGCGCACGCCCCGGCCCACTCGCCGTTCCCTGCTGCGCGCCCTCGGCGGTACCGCGGCGCTGGGCGCCCTCGCCGGGTGCGGTGTGCCTGCCGCGTACGTGTCCGCCGCGGATCGCGCGGTCCCCGACCGTTCCGCCACCGACAAACGGCTGAGCTGGGCGAACTGGCCGCTGTACATCGACACGGACGACGACGACACGGCGAAGCGGCCGACGCTGGAGGCGTTCGAGAAGGAGACCGGCATCTCCGTCGACTACGTCGAGGAGATCAACGACAACGACGAGTTCTTCGGCAAGATCAGCCCCGCGCTGATGAACCACCAGTCGACCGACCGCGACCTCATCGTCATGAGCGACTGGATGTGCGCGCGCTTCGTCCGCCTCGGCTGGGTCCAGGAGATGGACCGGGCCGAGCAGCCGAACGTCACCAAGTACCTCGACCCGCTGCT includes:
- a CDS encoding gamma-aminobutyraldehyde dehydrogenase — its product is MSTELRRLRNYIDGEFRDAADGRTTEVVNPATGEAYATAPLSGQADIDAAMEAAARAFPAWRDTTPAERQKALLKIADAFEERAEDLIAAEVENTGKPIGLTRSEEIPPMVDQIRFFAGAARMLEGRSAGEYMEGMTSIVRREPVGVCAQVAPWNYPMMMAVWKFAPALAAGNTVVLKPSDTTPASTVLIAEIIGSILPKGVFNVVTGDRDTGRLMVEHPIPAMASITGSVRAGMSVAESASKDLKRVHLELGGKAPVVVFEDTDIAKAVEDISVAGFFNAGQDCTAATRVLVQAAIHDEFVAALAKAAADTKTGQPDDEDVLFGPLNNPNQLKQVSGFIERLPAHAKVEAGGHQVGEKGYFYAPTVVSGLKQDDEIIQNEVFGPVITVQSFSDEDQAVEWANGVEYALASSVWTKDHGRAMRMSKKLDFGCVWINTHIPLVAEMPHGGFKKSGYGKDLSGYGFEDYTRIKHVMTSLDA